In the genome of Hydrogenispora ethanolica, the window CGAACCGGTGGATCACCGCCTCTTCATCGATCCGGTGGTGATCCCGAAGACCCGCCGGCTGGACCGGGTCGACCCGAATGGCCGGGTGACCTCCGTCACCATCGGCTTTTCAGGCCCCCGGCTGCAGGATCCCGAGTTTCCGGCCTTCCGGATCATCGCGTATTACCTGGAGGAGTATCAGCACTATTTCCAGGAGCTGCGAGTCAAGCAAGCCCTGTTCTATACCAGCCAGGTGATGTACGATTACTTGGAAAAACCCAAAGCGCCGGCCATCGTTTTTGTGACCATGACGGACCGGGAATCCTTGCCGAAGGTGGAAGCGGAGACGTTGCGGATCATCAGGGAATTGGCCACGGAGGGGATCCCCCAGGCGGAGATCGGCAAGGTGGTGGCGGCGATTCGGGCGGAGATGGAAGCCCGGCGCAAAGACGGCAAAGGGCTGGCCCTGCGCAATCTGCTCAGTTTTTACCTGGAAAGCCGGCTGGTCTACGATGATCAGCTCCTGCCCAGGCTGGAACGGGTGACGACCGCGGAGATCCAAAAGGCGGCGGCCAAGTACTTGCAAAACTATATCCGGGTGGCTTACATTCCGGAACAGCCGGCCGAGAATTTCTAAACCAATCGTTCTCCAACGCTATCGAGGGGGCGGCCCATGGGGCCGCCCCCTCGATGTTTTCCCGTACGGTAAGGTATTGCCGTGTCGCTGCCGGAGAATCCGATGGAGGGGAAGAATCGTTAACCTTAAAAAATGTGGTTGACAAGATAATATTAACCATGTTAATATTTACTCAAGTTCCAATAAAGGAGTGGATCAATTGAAGAGCAGTAATTTGGAGCGGGTATCCAAACTGTTCTGTCAGGCCATCAGTTTTCGCATACTCCGGCCTTCATTGGAGAAGCTGGCCAAGGACGAGCTCACCGAGGTGCAACTTTCCTGCCTGCGTTTTGCGCACCTGCATCCGGAACCATCGGTGGGGGAGATTGCCGAGGGCCTCGGCATCAGCAACGCGGCCAGCGCCAAATTGATCGATCGCCTGGTGAAAAAGTTCCTCCTGACCCGGGAGGAAGATCCGGTGGACCGCCGGGTGCTCAAGATCAAACTGACTCCGGAAAGCCGTCGGCTATTGGAGGAAATCTACCGGATCGAGCACGAACAATTCGAAACCCTCTTCGGAGCGATGCCGGAAGCCGACCGCAAGGCGTTGGAACAAGGATTGAGCAGCTTTCTGCGGGCGGCAATCCAAGCGCCCGAGCAGCTCGAAGCGATCTGCCTGCGCTGCGGCTGGACCCATGACCTGGAATGCCATGGCAACCAAATCTTCCGCGCGTTGACGGGACACGATAAAGAGAAGGTGTGATTTCCGTTCGCGGTTTATTCAATGTGGTTCATTATTATCTTGGTTTACGATTAGGCGAACGGCCGAACGGCAGGGTTGGATTTGCCGGTTCGGAGGTTTCCGCGACATATTCGGAATGACGGGGACGTAAATTGGGGAAGGATCAATTTTTGACTATCCATTAAATCAATACGAAAGGGGACATTCAAAATGGCGAAACGGTTGGAGATTTACAAGTGCGAGGTCTGTGGAAACATGGTCGAGGTGGTTCACGCCGGGGACGGACAGCTGGTCTGCTGTAATCAGCCCATGAAGCTGATCGTCGAAAACACGGTGGATGCGGCCAAGGAAAAGCATGTGCCGGTCATTGAGAAGGTCGAGGGCGGTTACTTGGTGAAGGTCGGCAGCGTTACCCATCCGATGGAGGAGAAACACTATATCGAATGGATCGAATTGATCGCCGACGGCAGGGCCTACCGGAAGTTCCTAAAACCGGGCGAGGCTCCCGAAGCCTTCTTCGCGGTCGACGCGGCCGATGTCACCGCCAGAGAGTATTGTAATATCCACGGTTTATGGAAAGCCTAACTTCATCCGCGCAATGATAAACCTTAGAACAGGCAGGTGATTGGGATGGTATCGACGAAACTATTGGAGGCGCTCAACGGACAGATCCGGCTGGAGATGGAGTCTTCCCAACTGTATTTGGCCATGGCCGCTTACTTTCATGACCGGAATTTGGACGGAATGGCGCAATGGATGCGGGCGCAGTCCAGCGAGGAATATGGCCACGCCATGCGGATCTTCGACCACTTGCGGGACCGCGGCAGCCGGATCCGGCTGGAAGGCCTGAGCCAGCCCAAAGGGGAATGGACTTCGCCGCTCGAAGCCTTTGAGGAGGCCTACCGCCATGAACAGTTCATCACCGGCAAAATCAACGACCTGGTGAAACTGGCCGCCGCCGAGTCCGATTATCCGGCCGGGATCATGCTGCAGTGGTTCGTCTCCGAACAGGTGGAGGAGGAGAGTTCCGTCTCCAAAGTCGTCCAGCAGTTGAAGCTGATCGGCAACTCCGGTTCCGGGCTGGTCATGCTCGACCGGCAGTTGGGGAAACGTTCCTAGCGCTTCGAAGGCTTCGAACGGGCGATTCTCCGTACCAAAGACCGCCTCAAGCTTATAAGCGGCGGTCTTTTATTTTTGCGCCGCCGCCGGGGGGCCGGCATATCATAAAGAGGATGAAACGATCAGCGTTCGAGCTTTCTTCGGGGCTGGGAAACCGGGTGGTGGAAAATACCAGCGTCCAAACAGAACATATCGACATGGGGCGAAAGGAGTGGCGGCATGAACACGGCCAACGAAGGGGAAGCCTGCTGGTGCGGGAGCGGCCTGGCTTACGCCGAATGCCATCGGGAGATCGAACGGAAAGCGGAGGAGTACCGCAAGAAAGGCTGGCTGATCCCGGGGCGGGGGATGATCAAGACTCCGGCGCAGCTGGCCGGGATCCGGGAGAGCGGCCGGTTGACCCGGCGGATCCTGGACCTGGTGGGAGCGGAGATCCGGCCGGGAGTTACCACCGCCGCGCTCGACCGCTGGGTCCACCGGTACACGCTGGAGCAGGGAGCCTATCCGGCGCCACTGGGCTACCGGGGTTTCCCCAAAAGCGTTTGCATCTCGGTGAACGAGGTCATCTGCCACGGGATTCCCGACGAGCGACAGGTTTTGCGCGAAGGGGACATCGTGAATATCGACGTCACCACGATTTTGAATGGCTTTTACGCCGATGCCAGCCGGATGTACTCGGTCGGCGCGGTGAGTCCCGCCGCCGCGCGGCTGGTGCGGGTGGCCAAGGAAGCGATGGAGAGGGGGATCGCTCAAGTCAAACCGTTCCAGCCTTTGGACGGCATCGGTAACGCCATCGAGCCGTTCGTCCGTTCCCACGGCTACTCGGTGGTCCGCGATCTGGGAGGACACGGCGTGGGGCTAGCCTTTCATGAAGCACTGCATGTCGACCACTTCGCCAAACGGAGCTCCGGTTATCTCCTCCTGCCGGGGATGGTCTTCACCGTTGAGCCGATGATCAATGCCGGAGGCCCCGACTGCCGCTATCTGGATGACGGTTGGACGGTGCTCACCCGCGACGGCGCGCTCTCGGCCCAATGGGAACATACGGTGGCGGTGACCCGCGACGGGGTGGAGATCCTGACCTGAGCCGGCCGCGGCCAATGAATGGGATCCAGCCGGTCCGGGCATGCTATCGGGGTCAGGGGGAGTGCGCCGATGTTGCCGGGAATCCCTTTACCCTACTATTATCCGGCTTTCGCACTGATGATGGTGGCCATCACCGTGATCTTTGTCCCCAGGGAAGAGTATGGCCGGCTGTTCTGGGTCAGCTTGGTCTGGGGTTATCTCGGGAGCCTGGTCTTCGCGTATGTCTGCGTCGAACGGCTGCGGCTGTTCGAATGGCGGTACATTGAAGAGCTGAAGGCGTTTGGCCACCCCCATTGGCTGGCGCTGTCCTGGCTGTTGGCGGTGATGCTGTTTCTGCAGTTTCTGCCGACGCGCAAGGAGATTTATGTATTTCCGTTGTACCTGTTGACTTTCTCCGTGGCCAGCGGCGCGCTGGACGCCAATTTTCACCAGCTGGGACTCCTGGAATATCACCATTGGCATCCGTTCTTCCGTTTCTTGATCGCATTGGGCTGGTTTTACGGAGCAGCCCGCCACCAGTGGCGCCTGGACCGGCGACCGACCCGCGATCGCCTGGAGCCGCTTTGAAAACAGGCGGACGCCTGAAACCGTTTTTAAAAAAACCGCTCACGGGAGCGGTTTTTTTGCGGGCGCCGGCGGGCGGGGCGGACCATTGCGGGGAGCGCATGCGCTCCGGCGTTGCATAAAAATGAAGGAAAACAGCGCAGGGTCTCGAATAGACCAACAGTTGTCTCGGATCGCCCGAGCGGCGTGGATAGGATGTTATAGGCCATCTAACGAACGAAATTGAGTTCATTTTGCGTAAAATATTTAAAAGTGATCTTGTAAACTCATGCGTAACAAGGTTATACAGAGACGTTTTTAGAATCAAACTGATCCTTGCCGCGCTGATTGTCTAAAAACTGACCTCTCCCCCTGTCCCCTCCCCGGCGGTATTTCATCCGTGAACCGCCGGACTCTATCCTTCCTGGACATGGCCCGGCGAAGTTATTTCTGATGGTAGACTCGACGGGGAGGGGTGGATTGCCACAAATTATTGCGCCCATTTTGGGGTTTTATCTTTGGCCTATTTCCGTTTGATTCACGTAAAAACTTACCTTGTTGCATAAACATTGGCCCTCGTTTCAAGCGATTGACCCCTCCCCGTCGAAATGTCTATCTGAATTCGCTTCGCCGGGGAGGGGACCGGGGAGAGGTCGCTTTTGGACTTGCTTTATCTCTCTATTGATCTCCAAAAACCTTTTTGGTTCCGGCTTCGCCGGGATAGGATCTTATAGGGAAAGGCGGAGACCGGATGGTAAAGAAAGAATTGGCGCTCCTGGCCGAACTGGTCAATATCGATTCGGGGACCGGAGACCGCGAAGGCTTGCAACGGGTCGCGGCGGTTCTGGAACGGGAAGTTTCGGATCTCGGCCTTTCCTGGGAGACGCTTGAGGCCGGGAACGGTTCCCTGCATTATGTGGCGCGGCGCGGTCACGGCGCGCCGCTGTTGCTCATCGCCCACCTGGATACGGTGTTCGCCAGGGGCACGGCCGCCGCGCGGAGCTTCCGCAGCGCCGGGGAACGGGCCCTGGGGCCGGGCGTGGCGGATTGCAAAGCGGGCGTGGTGACGATCCTCGGCGCCTTGGCCAAGTTGGCGGAGGTTGGCTGGCCGGACCGGGAATTGATCTGCCTTTTCAATTCGGATGAGGAGATCGGATCGCCGGGATCGCGGGAGATCATTGAGCGGTTGGCCCGGGGGGCCGTTGCGGCGCTGGTGGTGGAGCCGGCCGACGGCGAGAGCTTGATCGTGGCCCGCAAGGGAATCGGCCGGTTTGTGCTGCGGGTGACCGGCAAGGCGGCCCACTCCGGCGCCAATTATTCCGAAGGCTGCAACGCAGTACTCGAGCTGGCCCATAAGATCATCGATATTCAGAGCCTGACCGACCTGGCGGCCGGCGTCACCCTTAACGTGGGGGTGGTCCAGGGCGGGCAACGCCCCAACATCGTACCGGATCTGGCGGTGGCCGAGATCGATCTCCGGACGGTCCGGCCCGGCCAGGAGACGCGGGTCATGGCGGAGTTGCGGCGGATCGCCCGGGAATGCCGGGTGCCCGGCACCCGGGCCACCTTGAGCGGCGGGATCACCCGGCCGCCCATGCCCGCCAGTCCCGCCGGCCGGCGGTTGTTTGAGGAATTTCAAAAGGCCGCCCGGGGATTGGGGTTCGAATTGACCGCCTGCGAATCGGGCGGGGGCTCCGACGCCAATCTGGTGGCGGCGCTGGGAATCCCGGTCATCGACGGCGTCGGTCCGAGCGGCGGCGGCTATCACTCTGAGACGGAATACCTGGAGATCCCCAGCCTTTTCCGGCGGATCGACCTGCTGGCGGAGGTCCTGGGGCGCCCCGGGGCGTTTCCGGCCGCCCCGCTTTGATGGGAACCGGGTAACATTGACGACGCACAAGGAGTTTTCATGGGTACGATTATCAACGTGATTGCAATTCTGATCGGCGGCGCGGTGGGGCTGCTCTTCCGGGAGAAATTCCCGGAGCGGGTGACGCAGACGGCGTTGCAAGTGATGGGACTCTTCACGATGCTGGTCGGCATCAGCATGGCCCTGCAGGGCAAGGAGCTGATCCTGGTCCTGGTGAGCCTGGCGGTCGGGGCGATGCTGGGCGAGTGGATCAATATCGAGGCGCGGCTGGAGCAGTTGGGCGCCTGGATCGACGCCAGGCTGCCAGTGGCCGAGGGGAGTCCGGCGAAGGGCTTTATCTATGCCAGCCTGGTTTTTTGCGTGGGGTCGATGGCGATCGTCGGCAGCATCACCGACGGGGTG includes:
- a CDS encoding MarR family winged helix-turn-helix transcriptional regulator, whose protein sequence is MKSSNLERVSKLFCQAISFRILRPSLEKLAKDELTEVQLSCLRFAHLHPEPSVGEIAEGLGISNAASAKLIDRLVKKFLLTREEDPVDRRVLKIKLTPESRRLLEEIYRIEHEQFETLFGAMPEADRKALEQGLSSFLRAAIQAPEQLEAICLRCGWTHDLECHGNQIFRALTGHDKEKV
- a CDS encoding desulfoferrodoxin, with the protein product MAKRLEIYKCEVCGNMVEVVHAGDGQLVCCNQPMKLIVENTVDAAKEKHVPVIEKVEGGYLVKVGSVTHPMEEKHYIEWIELIADGRAYRKFLKPGEAPEAFFAVDAADVTAREYCNIHGLWKA
- a CDS encoding ferritin, which produces MVSTKLLEALNGQIRLEMESSQLYLAMAAYFHDRNLDGMAQWMRAQSSEEYGHAMRIFDHLRDRGSRIRLEGLSQPKGEWTSPLEAFEEAYRHEQFITGKINDLVKLAAAESDYPAGIMLQWFVSEQVEEESSVSKVVQQLKLIGNSGSGLVMLDRQLGKRS
- the map gene encoding type I methionyl aminopeptidase, with product MNTANEGEACWCGSGLAYAECHREIERKAEEYRKKGWLIPGRGMIKTPAQLAGIRESGRLTRRILDLVGAEIRPGVTTAALDRWVHRYTLEQGAYPAPLGYRGFPKSVCISVNEVICHGIPDERQVLREGDIVNIDVTTILNGFYADASRMYSVGAVSPAAARLVRVAKEAMERGIAQVKPFQPLDGIGNAIEPFVRSHGYSVVRDLGGHGVGLAFHEALHVDHFAKRSSGYLLLPGMVFTVEPMINAGGPDCRYLDDGWTVLTRDGALSAQWEHTVAVTRDGVEILT
- a CDS encoding M20 family metallopeptidase — translated: MVKKELALLAELVNIDSGTGDREGLQRVAAVLEREVSDLGLSWETLEAGNGSLHYVARRGHGAPLLLIAHLDTVFARGTAAARSFRSAGERALGPGVADCKAGVVTILGALAKLAEVGWPDRELICLFNSDEEIGSPGSREIIERLARGAVAALVVEPADGESLIVARKGIGRFVLRVTGKAAHSGANYSEGCNAVLELAHKIIDIQSLTDLAAGVTLNVGVVQGGQRPNIVPDLAVAEIDLRTVRPGQETRVMAELRRIARECRVPGTRATLSGGITRPPMPASPAGRRLFEEFQKAARGLGFELTACESGGGSDANLVAALGIPVIDGVGPSGGGYHSETEYLEIPSLFRRIDLLAEVLGRPGAFPAAPL
- a CDS encoding DUF554 domain-containing protein: MGTIINVIAILIGGAVGLLFREKFPERVTQTALQVMGLFTMLVGISMALQGKELILVLVSLAVGAMLGEWINIEARLEQLGAWIDARLPVAEGSPAKGFIYASLVFCVGSMAIVGSITDGVKGDHSILVTKAMMDGIISIPFAAGMGVGVLGSALSILIYQGGLTLLAWQLQSLFTATMIRELTAVGGIIVMGIGVNILGLQKVRVGNFLPALLIIILICYFR